The genomic window TTTCCTTTGGACATAATTATACCGGTGTAACACCAAATTTTTACTcgacgaaaaatttactccggagtaaaaatttcgtacgaaattcttactccgagtacacattacgtacgagaaaagaactccccaaggcacgaacaagttactccctccacgacatttttactccccattttttttacttccagtaaaaatctcgtacacgAAAATGGGATGCAGGCGAAGGGtgatgccaatatgtgatctcgcgcaaacgaatgtcgcgctagccTCCCTcaaccccttccaccaccaaaactaacaggggacaagggagtaaaagtttcgtacacctggcatgggaagttaaattgcttgtgttagggtggagtaatttattcgttatttttTCGTCAGggaagtaacatttttgtacgaaatgtttactcggaattCGCTtgtcgtgggagtaattttctcgtgttatgggggagttcttttttcgtaaagggagtaacattttcgtacgaaagtTTTACTcaggagtaaaaatctcgtgggaatTTTCTCGTGTTGCACCGGTATCAAGAATCAACAGCCTGTGGTTGCTCTCTGTGCGGATCGAGTGGTCATTTTTCCGATGTCTGTATTTCCCAGTCGGAAACTGATGTCTGTTGCAAAATTAACTTATAACAGAAATCCCACTCGACACAGAAACAAGCCAGGGTGTAGAGTTTTGGTAAGTGGAACGATTTTTTTTATACCAGGTATAAGCTTGGACAGTTATGTTGGTGGTTTAAACAGGACGGATGATATCTTTCAAGTAAGAATTTACATATGCAGGAACCAGAAAATAGTAACACAATTGCTGACCTCATGTTCCAATCGTAAATCGTTTTTATCTCATGAGGTCAAATGTGTTCAAGGTTTTCCTTCTCTTTCTGTCGCCTTATCTAGAAAGTAATTTGTCATGCTGCGAAGGgctctctcgtgtgtgtgtgtttattgtggTTGTTAGGTGTGATACAGCGAATACTGACAATCACTAGAATTGATGTCAACCGAGTAACAGTTgtacatatataataataaacCATTTCCCTCCTGATTGTTACTGTGCATGCTGTACAATGTAACCGTGCTTACcgcctccccaccccccccccccccccccacccctcactgtccctatatgtctgtctgtgtctgtcggtcACACGCCCGATTAACTTTGTACGTTTCTGCTCTTTAACAGTTGGAACGGCATCAAGCCAGAGAGCCAGACAGATTTACtgtcaagacagacagacagacagtcagccaGAAAGCATACGAttacggtttttttttttaaagaaaaagagGACACAGCAGTAACTTGACATATGATTAAGTTTTTTTGTAATCAAACATGCACAACAACAGGCAGGAGGGAAGTGGGTCATTTTCATAACAaactcactctctgtctctgtcacacacacacacacaaacacacacacgcacatatacacgcgcacgcacacacacacacacaaacacacacacacacaaacacgcacatacacacacacacatacacacgcacgcacgcacgcacgcacacacacacgcactggcacgcacccacgcacacactcacacacacacacacacacacacacgcatcacacatcattatcatcatcacctTTTTCTCTATCCCTCTGTTTCGGAATTGACCTGATTTGTCGTGGCTACCACGGAAGTTAGAACAAGTTTTCAGTGTGCACATCGGTGTGCAAATCCCTACCATCGATTCATCTTTTGTTTTGCTGGCATAGCGACCGCATCAAACCTTTTCTGTTGAATTTGTCCTCCGGGCATGTATCTGCTTAGCAACTGCTTAGCAACACTGGTTCTTGAGCACTGACACAACgagtacaagtgtgtgtgtgtgtgtgtgtgtgtgtgtgtgtgtgtgtgtgtgtgtgtgtgtgtgtagttttttttttacaatgcaTTATACTGCAATGTGTTATACTTTATAATCGTGTGAGTGAGATGTAAacatttttatttgtgtgtgtgtgtgtttatttcccGGAAATTTTAAAGCGCTCTGAGCAGGGTTTTAACCCTGGATTTATGCGCTCCATGAGTATTATACACTATCATTATATCATTATATCAGTCAAATACATTTCATTAGTCTTACAACTGTACCTGCTTTGCAACATTCGGCCTTGATCATTGAAATATCCTCTACTAGTCAGATATATTACGTTATTATTCTTACAACTGGTCtgcttggaaaaaaaaaatgatgaaaagtTCATACTTGCACTGTGTTTGACTCTTTGTATGCATTTTTCTAGCACGTAAATTTGATTCCCACAGCCCTTCGTTCCGTCCAAGGCCTACGCGACCCGGAAGACGATCGCCCAGGGCGCCCTTGACCTTGCGCTGTTGATGGCCAACGCCTCGCAGCTTAAGGCCCTGGTTGACATCCCCGCCAACCACCGGAACGACTTCTACGTCGGCCTCCTCGTGCTCATCGGACTGTCCATCGCGCTGCAGGTCAGTCCCGTGATATaatatacaatatatatataatgtattgAGTAAAGCTCAATACATGTATCGATTGAATACTGGATTTCCCCttttttgagccatgtgacggcAGAAGTAGTACAACATTTTGTATTGATATTCTTTACTGCACAGCTATCGGCCGGCATAATTACTACACCAttgtgtattgttttgttcatgtCACCGAGTATTGTTTCGTTTACTGCTAAAATAGCTGCCGGCATAATGAATACAACATTTTGTattgatttgtttatttttttttgtattgctttgtttaCTTCACAGCTAGCGACCGGCACAATTTATTCtgtttgtattgctttgttttaCTTCACAGCTTGCGGACTGCTAAGTTTATTCTGTTTGTATTTCTTTGTTTACTTCACAGCCAGCGACATGCTAAATGTATTCtttttgtactgctttgtttacTTCATAGCTAGCGGCCGGCACAATTTATTCtgtttgtattgctttgttttaCTTCAGAACTAGCATCCTGCACAATTTATTCtgtttgtattgctttgttttaCTTCACAGCTTGCGGCCTGCTAAATTTATTCtgtttgtattgctttgtttaCTTCACAGCTAGCATCCCGGCACAATTTATTCtgtttgtattgctttgttttaCTTCACAGCTAGCGGCCGGCACAATTTATTCtgtttgtattgctttgttttaCTTCACAGCTAGTATCCTGCACAATTTATTCtgtttgtattgctttgttttaCTTCACATCTAGCGGCCTGCTAAATTTATTCtgtttgtattgctttgtttaCTTCACAGCTAGCATCCCGGCACAATTTATTCtgtttgtattgctttgttttaCTTCACAGCTAGCATCCTGCACAATTTATTCtgtttgtattgctttgttttaCTTCACAGCTAGCGGCCGGCACAATTTATTCtgtttgtattgctttgttttaCTTCAGAACTAGCATCCTGCACAATTTATTCtgtttgtattgctttgttttaCTTCACAGCTAGCGGCCGGCACAATTTATTCtgtttgtattgctttgtttaCTTCACAGCTAGCATCCCGGCACAATTTATTCtgtttgtattgctttgttttaCTTCACATCTAGCGGCCTGCTAAATTTATTCtgtttgtattgctttgttttaCTTCACAGCTAGCATCCTGCACAATTTATTCtgtttgtattgctttgtttaCTTCACAGCTAGCATCCTGCACAATTTATTCtgtttgtattgctttgttttaCTTCACAGCTAGCATCCTGCACAATTTATTCtgtttgtattgctttgttttaCTTCACATCTAGCGGCCTGCTAAATTTATTCtgtttgtattgctttgtttaCTTCACAGCTAGCATCCCGGCACAATTTATTCtgtttgtattgctttgtttaCTTCACAGCTAGCATCCCAGCACAATTTATTCtgtttgtattgctttgttttaCTTCACAGCTAGTGGCCTGCTAAATTTATTCTGTTTGTATTGCTTTGTCCcagagtacgctagtacttgggctcaacagactttaattgtgtgtctgtgtgtctgtctcgacttaacagcttattgctgggaaactactgggcgcagttcgtttaaaagttgatacactaacttgataataggtccgattgatcgtattaaaacttcataatgttacctgggacctaaatgcgaaataaccacaaaaacgacttggtggtgggaggaattcacacggagcaacagccagccaggcagcctgatagaacagccagccagcggatactgtcgtcacaaaaagacgtcatgacaaagttacacgcaaagcgaaagagactttgacgtcatttacttttgttcggaattttccatctgttcctagcttgtcagtgaagacctgacgtgagtaagcttacccaaaacgtctttgttctctattcacattgcagctgtgaaataatcagtcttgtgtctcggtcgtgtaggtacagagtttgcttctgcaatcattgtgttcgtgttgatgacggcttcataagacaaatcagcgaatctatcgtgaggaagacgtttatgtacaaatcaccgaacccaacccattttttgtgtgcatttttctgaagaataaactgcatgtggttaatttcatccgtttaatgcttgtcgaaacgagccataaggctttagaataaaagatttcacgcattgcttggccatctgatcacagatgaggtcgcagtttgtaggttgaatctatgaatcggccagagatagatctgcatttctggtcagaaaccaacattcacaccacaggcattccaaacatttatattgttaagttatgaagagggtcggcagtatatttttcactgtgatcaaataaaagagaaaggccagtcaccacgcacatcctcggctcgcatgcaatgtatttatatagcaaagggaatgcctgtaattcacacagagcaatcacttggtcttaaacgtgcacaagacaaaaactttcatactgggggagcgagccagtctgaagagtactcgggtccagcgcgagcgtttttttattttacttcaCAGCTAGCATCCTGCACAATTTATTCTGTTTGTATTTCTTTGTTTTACTTCACAGCTAGCGGCCGGGATAATTCTCCTGGTGCTAGGAATGACCAACCCGAAGGACGAGGAGGGTCACAAGAGAACGGAGTGCCTCAACAACTCCTCAGTCTCCATCATACTCCTCATCACCgtcgtcaacatcttcatcTCGGCCATCGGTATCAGCTACGTGGAAAACGAATCGACACCTTGACGTCACGCAGTCAATGACGTCACGCGACACTATGACGTCATGCCGCAAATGACGTCATTCAGTCTGAGGTGTGGTTCGTTCCggtgacactgacagtcgaGGACTTGAGCAGTATGGAGCCTtcaaggggggaggggggtgggcggGGCGCATTTACGCGGCAAGCTTTACAATACGAGCTTTTTATGTTGAAAAATGTTTGCCATAAAACAATAACAGCAACCGCAACAGCAACAACGGCAACAACATGACCAACTTCCAACAGAAGTTAACCTACACAAACAGTAAGATAGCCATGCACACAGAAGTAGAGAGGATTGTTAATGATGTGTAACAAGATTAGAGGACACATATTGATATGACATTAAAAACACATATAGAATTTAAGGTAACATGCGAAATAAAACATGTGCGTTTTTAATTCTTCTGAGGCCTTTTGATCAAAAGAAACAGTAAGAAGGCTTGTATTAATTGCTATCCTAGTTCTCGAGAATGTGTGATGTGTTATTtcaataagtgtgtgtgtgtgtgtgtgtgtgtgtgtgtgtgtgtgtgtgtgtgtgtgtgtgtgtcagtgtgtgtgtgtgtgtgtgtgtatgtgtgtgtgtgtatgtgtgtgtgtgtgtgtgtgtgtgagagagagagacagagagagacagagagacagagagagagagacagagagagagagagagagttgatttTGGTCAACGAAAAAAGAACGGACAGCCTTTTTCTTCATGCTGCCTTACTTGACATAAGAATTACTCTTGCAACAAGTGACATTCTAAACCtggtttgtctttttgtctatagatgaaaagagagagagagagagagagagagagagagagagagagagagagagagagagagagagagagagagagagagagagagagagagagagagagagagagagagagagagagagagagagaatgatggGCTCGACGGATTGAGACTTATGGCGTAAGGGAAATAACCTCGGAAAAGATTACGTTGACTGGACGTGTTTATTTCCCTTGTTCAGTTCAAATGCCAAAGGAAagactctcctctctctctctctctctctctctctcacacacacacacacacacacacacacacagacacaaacacacacacacacagtgacacacaccaacatatacacatacacccacaccgtgacacacacacacacacacacacacacacacacacacacacacaaagcatcatcatcatcagcaacaacaacgccaccaccaccaccaccaacaacaacagcaactgcAACCCGTCTCAAATCATGCAGGTATTTCAGGAAGACCGAGACAGGATTTTATGCTACAATCTCCTTTGACGGAATATCGCAAGATAAGCTTACGTCAAGTTCGATATGACGCAATTCTGACAATAGAAAACAGTTCCAATTTGATGCTGTAAACAGCATGGATCTCTGGCTTTGAACATTACAAATTCCCAAGCCGTTCATGGACAAGAGCCCAGATGAAGATATTGTTCACAACACTACAAACACAAGCTGCGTGACTGCTTCCAGTTCGCGGGTGTCTCAGTAATACCAATGACATGGCGTAGTTACAGAAGGAGGCGAATTGAGGACACGTCTCAGATCGTAAACAACTCGTCTGATACTGTCAGTTCTTCGGGGGCAAACAGCTCACACGAAGCACACAGCGGACAAGATGTTGACGACAGCTCAGAAAATGTTAACATCCCGCAGAGTGCTCGCACCTCTCAAGATCCTCTCGGCTCGAAGGATGCTCACAGCTCGAAGGATGCTCACAACTACGAAACTACTGACATCTCGCAAAATGTGAAGAGTGCTCACAACCCGCAGGTTGCTCACGACTCGCAGAGTGCTCACAACTCGGAGATTACTGCAGACAGCTCACAAAATGCAATATTCCAGCAGAGTGTTCACAATGTGAATGACTCCTATGGCGCTCACGAGTCGCAGATGGCGAACAGCTCACAGAACGCAGTGCACACCTCAGAGGATATCCACGATGTGCAGGGTACTGAAAACTCACACGACGCAACTAATACGGAAGGCACAGGGAAGGCTATGAATACGGAATGGAACCAGCAACACGCTTCTATCTCAAATGACGACTCGACTAACTTGCAAGACGTCAACAATTCGCGAGGAACAACCTTCAGAAAGTCTTCACGCTTGAGTCAACAAGGCGCATACGATTCACAAAACGCAACCACTTCACAAGACACAAACTTATCGCGAGGCCGAAGAAGAAGCAGAGAATCGATCCACCAAGACGCCTCAACATCACAAAATGTCAACGGTTCACTGGAC from Littorina saxatilis isolate snail1 linkage group LG4, US_GU_Lsax_2.0, whole genome shotgun sequence includes these protein-coding regions:
- the LOC138964610 gene encoding ninjurin-1-like isoform X5, with amino-acid sequence MQVTPIGDLPFVPSKAYATRKTIAQGALDLALLMANASQLKALVDIPANHRNDFYVGLLVLIGLSIALQLAAGIILLVLGMTNPKDEEGHKRTECLNNSSVSIILLITVVNIFISAIGISYVENESTP
- the LOC138964610 gene encoding ninjurin-1-like isoform X4; the protein is MAQTQPSDVEAEIRTDKKPFVPSKAYATRKTIAQGALDLALLMANASQLKALVDIPANHRNDFYVGLLVLIGLSIALQLAAGIILLVLGMTNPKDEEGHKRTECLNNSSVSIILLITVVNIFISAIGISYVENESTP
- the LOC138964610 gene encoding ninjurin-1-like isoform X1; its protein translation is MTTFSCTKCGYSEMLEMPEFPGEKPFVPSKAYATRKTIAQGALDLALLMANASQLKALVDIPANHRNDFYVGLLVLIGLSIALQLAAGIILLVLGMTNPKDEEGHKRTECLNNSSVSIILLITVVNIFISAIGISYVENESTP
- the LOC138963571 gene encoding dentin sialophosphoprotein-like, which produces MTWRSYRRRRIEDTSQIVNNSSDTVSSSGANSSHEAHSGQDVDDSSENVNIPQSARTSQDPLGSKDAHSSKDAHNYETTDISQNVKSAHNPQVAHDSQSAHNSEITADSSQNAIFQQSVHNVNDSYGAHESQMANSSQNAVHTSEDIHDVQGTENSHDATNTEGTGKAMNTEWNQQHASISNDDSTNLQDVNNSRGTTFRKSSRLSQQGAYDSQNATTSQDTNLSRGRRRSRESIHQDASTSQNVNGSLDANNSQIANNSPDANNSHDTSNLTDGSNSQDAKNVRDVTNSQDATNSPAANNSQDAHNTRVTITTSNSQNANSSQNAGDWEGPDLHKSITPSAVASSRDAAGCSTDRERCPNLSTDVVYSVKYMVKTTLAAVALDFALMLTQAAQVRSLMDVPKPDRTTYLWSVFFFIMVCFLFEVVSGSALVFLVTVNVHPRRERQLQNLALGLITLTTIIAGVISALGVDFHVEHVSKCNATANF
- the LOC138964610 gene encoding ninjurin-1-like isoform X3 → MVETRNKIAAESFGLVHDIPFVPSKAYATRKTIAQGALDLALLMANASQLKALVDIPANHRNDFYVGLLVLIGLSIALQLAAGIILLVLGMTNPKDEEGHKRTECLNNSSVSIILLITVVNIFISAIGISYVENESTP
- the LOC138964610 gene encoding ninjurin-1-like isoform X2 — translated: MHRVRPSYVDEETPLEPLKDEKPFVPSKAYATRKTIAQGALDLALLMANASQLKALVDIPANHRNDFYVGLLVLIGLSIALQLAAGIILLVLGMTNPKDEEGHKRTECLNNSSVSIILLITVVNIFISAIGISYVENESTP